The proteins below are encoded in one region of Metabacillus dongyingensis:
- a CDS encoding HIT family protein, with protein MTSNFHNDCIFCSIVSGDISSSIVYKDDYVIAFMDISPINQGHLLVIPKNHYVYLSDVPEKIAARMFTVGQKLANAIRKSDVKCEGINFFLADGEAAFQEVFHSHLHVFPRFKGDSFKIDADWSVNPSRTELDEIAKRICSSM; from the coding sequence ATGACTTCAAACTTCCATAATGATTGTATTTTTTGTTCAATAGTTTCAGGCGATATATCCTCCAGTATTGTTTATAAGGACGATTATGTAATTGCCTTTATGGACATCTCACCTATTAATCAAGGGCACTTGCTGGTCATTCCTAAAAATCACTATGTGTATTTGTCAGATGTGCCAGAAAAGATAGCTGCCAGAATGTTTACTGTTGGTCAAAAGTTAGCAAATGCAATTCGTAAGTCCGATGTAAAATGTGAGGGCATTAACTTTTTTCTTGCAGATGGTGAAGCAGCTTTTCAAGAAGTCTTCCATTCGCATTTGCACGTATTCCCACGATTTAAGGGAGATTCGTTTAAAATTGATGCAGATTGGTCGGTAAATCCATCACGGACAGAGTTAGACGAAATAGCAAAAAGAATATGTTCATCAATGTAG
- a CDS encoding 2-isopropylmalate synthase, giving the protein MNIEKYSRGYFMPPVKSLKWTEREYITESPTWCSVDLRDGNQALVVPMSLEEKLEYFQLLLQVGFKEIEVGFPAASETEFAFLRRLIEQDLIPDDVTIQVLTQSREHIIRKTFEALKGVNKAVVHLYNSTSVAQREQVFKKSEEEIIDIAVTGAKMLKKYADETEGDFQFQYSPESFTGTEVEFALDICNRVLDIWKPTVKNKVIINLPATVSISMPHVYASQIEYMSDHLNYRDNVILSLHPHNDRGTGVADAELGMLAGAERVEGTLFGNGERTGNVDIVTLALNMFSHGVDPKLNFENIPKIISMYEELTKMKVHERHPYGGELVFTAFSGSHQDAIAKGMKWREEKECQYWTVPYLLIDPMDIGRKYEGDIIRINSQSGKGGIGYVLQQKYGLDLPAEMRESFGYSVKNVSDRKHKELMPNEIYDIFINEYVNINTPVEFINYKFTQNDHYETIVSIRMKNEVHEFNGVGNGRLDAISNVLQTQLGIYYKDLVYKEHAQEIGSGSNAVSYVGITDMDGVVYWGCGIDADIMTSSVKALFSAVNKMVSSLQLPVDKEFILLKK; this is encoded by the coding sequence ATGAATATCGAAAAATATTCTAGAGGTTACTTTATGCCCCCAGTGAAAAGCTTGAAATGGACAGAGAGGGAGTATATTACGGAATCTCCTACGTGGTGTAGTGTAGATCTTCGAGATGGAAATCAGGCTTTGGTCGTCCCTATGAGTCTGGAGGAGAAGTTAGAATATTTTCAATTGCTTTTGCAAGTAGGTTTCAAGGAAATAGAAGTGGGCTTTCCCGCTGCATCGGAAACAGAATTCGCTTTTTTACGCAGATTGATTGAACAAGATTTAATTCCGGATGATGTGACTATTCAAGTGCTAACACAGTCAAGAGAACACATTATAAGAAAAACATTTGAAGCGCTAAAAGGTGTGAATAAAGCAGTGGTGCACCTGTACAATTCCACATCAGTGGCACAGCGTGAGCAAGTATTCAAAAAATCTGAAGAAGAAATTATTGACATAGCTGTAACCGGAGCAAAGATGCTTAAGAAATATGCTGATGAAACCGAGGGAGATTTCCAGTTTCAGTATTCCCCGGAAAGTTTCACGGGTACAGAAGTGGAGTTCGCACTTGATATCTGCAACCGGGTACTTGATATATGGAAACCGACAGTCAAAAACAAGGTGATTATCAACCTCCCAGCTACGGTATCAATCTCCATGCCTCACGTTTATGCAAGTCAAATTGAGTATATGAGTGATCATCTGAACTACCGGGACAATGTGATCCTGTCACTTCACCCACACAATGACAGAGGAACCGGGGTTGCAGATGCAGAGCTTGGAATGCTTGCCGGAGCGGAGAGAGTTGAAGGAACATTGTTTGGAAATGGAGAAAGAACAGGCAACGTAGACATTGTAACGCTAGCATTAAATATGTTTTCACACGGAGTGGATCCTAAGCTGAATTTTGAAAATATCCCTAAAATTATTTCCATGTATGAAGAATTGACAAAAATGAAGGTTCACGAAAGACACCCATATGGCGGTGAACTCGTCTTTACTGCATTTTCAGGCTCCCATCAAGATGCCATTGCCAAAGGGATGAAATGGCGTGAAGAAAAAGAATGTCAGTATTGGACCGTCCCTTATCTATTGATTGATCCGATGGATATTGGCAGAAAATATGAAGGAGATATCATCCGTATTAACAGCCAATCCGGTAAGGGTGGAATCGGCTATGTGCTTCAGCAAAAGTATGGACTTGATCTGCCTGCCGAAATGCGTGAGAGCTTCGGATATAGTGTTAAAAATGTTTCGGATCGAAAGCACAAGGAGCTTATGCCGAATGAAATCTATGACATTTTTATCAACGAATATGTGAATATTAATACCCCTGTCGAGTTTATCAATTACAAATTTACTCAAAATGATCATTACGAAACAATTGTATCGATCCGGATGAAGAATGAAGTACATGAATTTAACGGTGTGGGGAATGGAAGACTAGACGCTATCAGCAACGTTCTTCAAACCCAATTGGGTATCTATTATAAAGATTTAGTTTATAAAGAGCATGCGCAAGAAATAGGCTCAGGATCAAACGCTGTATCTTATGTAGGGATTACCGATATGGATGGTGTTGTATATTGGGGCTGCGGGATTGACGCTGATATTATGACCTCTTCTGTAAAAGCTCTGTTTAGTGCCGTTAACAAAATGGTATCCAGCTTACAACTTCCTGTTGATAAAGAATTTATCCTTTTAAAAAAATAA
- a CDS encoding alpha/beta fold hydrolase, which produces MKTKIKSMTRNILLIIVAVLLIWIIFHNVMTIYEQKKYQALGKLVEVGGNNMHVYTKGDGRNTILLLNGLGTAAPVMDFEPLINEMAKYNKIVVVEPFGYGWSDLTNKERTVENIVEEVRTALKKSNIEGPYILMPHSVSGIYSMYYANKYPDEIKAIIGIDFTLPKALEYFAESAPTLPKYMSFAAPTGIVRFALTITSDEFLPIANEGSYSNENLKMTKIISAWKGYNRNVVDEGNEINNNIEKTKDMSFPAHLPVMIFTADKNEGNKEGRSNKTFYQSQLRNVAINKLVILEGHHYLHWTRYKKISDYVNEFTDTFVKD; this is translated from the coding sequence ATGAAAACAAAAATAAAGAGTATGACGAGAAATATTTTATTAATTATAGTAGCAGTCCTTCTTATTTGGATCATTTTTCATAATGTTATGACTATATATGAACAAAAAAAATACCAAGCATTAGGAAAATTAGTTGAAGTGGGTGGAAACAACATGCATGTCTATACAAAGGGTGATGGTCGAAATACAATTCTCTTATTAAACGGTTTGGGCACGGCTGCACCAGTGATGGATTTTGAACCTTTGATTAATGAGATGGCTAAGTACAATAAAATTGTAGTCGTAGAACCTTTTGGATATGGCTGGAGTGATTTAACAAATAAGGAACGAACAGTGGAAAACATAGTTGAAGAAGTAAGAACAGCTCTAAAAAAGTCAAACATAGAAGGGCCATACATATTAATGCCTCACTCTGTTTCCGGAATCTATAGCATGTATTATGCTAATAAATATCCAGATGAAATTAAAGCTATTATAGGGATTGATTTTACATTGCCGAAGGCTTTAGAATATTTTGCAGAGTCTGCACCAACATTGCCAAAGTATATGAGCTTTGCTGCCCCGACTGGAATTGTAAGATTTGCATTAACTATCACCTCTGATGAATTCCTGCCAATAGCAAATGAAGGAAGTTATTCTAATGAGAATCTAAAGATGACCAAAATCATTTCTGCTTGGAAAGGCTATAATCGAAATGTAGTGGATGAGGGAAATGAAATAAATAATAATATAGAAAAAACGAAAGATATGTCATTTCCTGCGCATTTGCCTGTCATGATCTTTACTGCGGATAAAAATGAAGGAAATAAAGAAGGCCGATCAAATAAAACTTTTTATCAATCGCAATTAAGAAATGTAGCTATAAATAAACTCGTTATTTTAGAAGGACACCATTATCTCCATTGGACGCGGTATAAGAAAATATCCGATTACGTAAATGAATTCACGGATACTTTTGTAAAGGATTAA
- the vanR gene encoding vancomycin resistance response regulator transcription factor, VanR-F/VanR-M family codes for MKRISILIADDEEEIADLIAIHLEKEGYHVIKVSDGQEAIHAIQTQSIDLLILDIMMPKIDGYEVTRLIREQYNLPIIFLSAKTSDFDKVHGLVIGADDYMTKPFTPIELVARVNAQLRRFMKLNQPKIDIKSSLEFGGFVISPEERTVVLYGKTIELTPKEFAILYLLASHPKKVYSVENIFQHVWGEAYFESGNTVMVHIRTLRKKLEDGKQNHKWIKTVWGVGYSFNG; via the coding sequence ATGAAACGTATTTCGATTTTAATAGCTGATGATGAGGAGGAGATTGCTGATTTGATTGCCATCCATTTAGAAAAAGAAGGATACCATGTCATTAAAGTATCTGATGGGCAAGAAGCCATTCATGCTATCCAGACTCAGTCGATTGATTTGCTAATTCTAGATATTATGATGCCGAAAATCGATGGATATGAAGTAACGCGCCTAATTCGCGAACAATATAATTTGCCTATCATTTTTTTAAGTGCTAAAACATCTGACTTCGATAAAGTCCACGGACTGGTGATTGGAGCCGATGATTATATGACAAAACCATTTACCCCGATTGAATTGGTGGCCCGTGTAAATGCGCAGCTTCGGCGCTTTATGAAGTTAAATCAACCCAAGATAGATATTAAATCGAGTTTGGAGTTTGGCGGATTTGTGATATCCCCTGAGGAGCGGACCGTTGTTTTATACGGTAAAACCATCGAGCTTACTCCGAAAGAGTTTGCCATTTTGTATTTACTTGCGAGTCATCCAAAGAAGGTTTATAGTGTTGAAAATATTTTTCAACATGTGTGGGGAGAAGCATACTTTGAAAGTGGCAATACTGTCATGGTACATATTCGTACGTTGCGGAAAAAACTTGAAGACGGCAAACAGAACCACAAATGGATTAAAACCGTGTGGGGAGTTGGGTATTCCTTCAATGGTTAA
- a CDS encoding HAMP domain-containing sensor histidine kinase — translation MVKMVHSFRSKMVLLFGLSMIFSGIITFIVFKSLQFYYQSNAQYGDRLEYYRKIMKQFGDINVFLLLFIPLSFMFFYLLTKRYSSYFNEISIGIHYLSRGDFSHQIQIKSNDEFRDIAHDINLASKKLKQAVERGDFSESSKDQLVVNLAHDLRTPLTSVLGYLDLVLKEENLKQEQVKHFLTIAFTKSQRLERLIDELFEITRMNYGKLPVNKKRINLSDLLHQLTEELYPLFEKNHLMARMDIPPHLPFVGDGELLARVFENLLTNANRYGYDGQFVDINGFIDSGEVVVQIVNYGDSIPPNELPHVFDMFYTGDKARTQQEDSTGLGLFIAKNIVEQHNGTITAESSLIRTIFEVRLPQDSVPNNQT, via the coding sequence ATGGTTAAAATGGTACACAGCTTTCGTTCAAAGATGGTGCTATTATTTGGTTTAAGTATGATTTTTTCTGGAATTATAACGTTTATAGTCTTTAAATCACTCCAATTCTATTATCAATCGAATGCCCAGTATGGTGACCGACTGGAATATTATCGGAAAATTATGAAACAATTTGGCGACATTAACGTCTTTTTACTACTATTTATCCCGCTTTCGTTTATGTTCTTTTACTTACTCACGAAGCGATATTCTAGCTATTTTAACGAGATTTCAATCGGAATCCATTATCTCTCTCGGGGAGACTTTTCACATCAAATTCAAATCAAGTCAAATGATGAATTTCGAGATATTGCCCATGATATTAATTTGGCAAGTAAAAAATTGAAACAAGCTGTAGAAAGAGGAGATTTTTCGGAAAGCAGCAAGGATCAGTTGGTCGTCAATTTGGCACATGATTTACGGACACCGCTTACCTCTGTTTTAGGCTATTTGGATTTGGTACTAAAAGAAGAGAATTTGAAGCAAGAACAGGTTAAACATTTTTTAACGATTGCTTTTACCAAATCTCAGCGTTTAGAACGACTTATAGATGAATTATTCGAAATAACGAGAATGAACTATGGCAAGCTGCCCGTGAATAAAAAGCGAATTAATTTATCTGACCTGCTCCATCAATTAACGGAAGAGTTGTACCCGCTTTTCGAGAAAAACCATTTGATGGCCCGAATGGACATTCCTCCTCATTTACCTTTTGTTGGTGACGGAGAATTGTTAGCACGAGTGTTTGAAAATCTTCTGACCAATGCCAATCGTTATGGATACGATGGCCAGTTTGTAGATATTAACGGCTTTATTGATTCAGGAGAAGTGGTTGTTCAGATTGTGAATTATGGAGATAGTATTCCACCGAATGAACTGCCGCATGTTTTTGATATGTTTTATACCGGTGACAAAGCACGAACTCAACAAGAAGACAGCACAGGTCTTGGCTTGTTCATTGCGAAGAATATTGTGGAGCAACATAATGGAACGATTACTGCAGAAAGTAGTTTAATACGTACGATATTTGAGGTTCGTTTACCGCAGGACAGTGTACCAAATAATCAAACTTAA
- the vanY gene encoding VanY-A/VanY-F/VanY-M family D-Ala-D-Ala carboxypeptidase — protein MKTWGFLFFLILCLGFAIGNITPLFQDKVEFQKNAQNHQDNINYLGTSERIQNNEIAEDQIYQGNLLLVNKEYPVHQESIKSDVVNLFKHKELIKGYELLNSDIKLSEDVARNFSEMTTAAEKEGVRHFLINSGFREFEEQSVLYQEMGSDYALPAGFSEHNLGLSLDVGSTQMKMSEAPEGKWIEENAWKYGFILRYPKDKTDVTGIQYEPWHIRYVGLPHSAIMKDKNLALEEYLDYLKEEKNISASVNEKKYTVTYYSISHSSPIKVPEDLYYEISGNNMDGVIVTVHE, from the coding sequence ATGAAGACGTGGGGATTTTTATTTTTTTTAATATTGTGTTTGGGATTTGCTATCGGAAATATAACACCGTTGTTTCAAGATAAAGTAGAGTTTCAAAAAAATGCTCAAAATCATCAAGATAATATAAATTATTTAGGAACTTCTGAACGTATCCAAAACAATGAGATTGCAGAAGATCAGATCTATCAAGGAAATCTACTCTTGGTCAACAAGGAATATCCTGTTCACCAAGAGAGTATAAAATCAGATGTCGTAAATTTATTTAAGCATAAAGAATTGATAAAGGGATACGAGTTACTGAATAGTGATATTAAATTGTCAGAGGATGTCGCACGTAATTTTTCAGAGATGACAACTGCTGCTGAAAAAGAAGGAGTTCGTCATTTTTTAATTAATAGTGGCTTTCGAGAATTTGAAGAGCAAAGTGTACTTTACCAAGAAATGGGCTCTGACTATGCCTTGCCAGCAGGTTTTAGCGAACACAATTTGGGTTTATCACTTGATGTAGGATCTACTCAAATGAAGATGAGTGAAGCACCAGAAGGAAAGTGGATAGAAGAAAATGCTTGGAAATACGGCTTTATTTTACGCTATCCAAAGGATAAAACTGATGTCACAGGAATTCAATATGAACCGTGGCATATCCGCTATGTTGGCTTGCCTCACAGCGCGATTATGAAGGATAAGAATTTAGCTTTGGAAGAATATTTGGATTATCTAAAAGAAGAAAAGAACATTTCTGCTAGTGTTAACGAGAAAAAATATACTGTTACCTATTACTCCATTTCTCATAGCAGTCCAATTAAAGTACCAGAGGATCTCTATTATGAGATTTCAGGCAACAATATGGATGGAGTAATTGTGACCGTGCACGAATAA
- a CDS encoding VOC family protein, with amino-acid sequence MKISKLDHLVLTVKNIDKTCEFYSQVLGMEVITFGAGRKALHFGEQKINLHEAGKEFEPKAKTPMSGTADLCFITDVSMLDVIDHLDSYGALIEEGPVKRTGALGSITSIYTRDPDGNLVEISNY; translated from the coding sequence ATGAAAATTTCTAAATTAGATCATTTGGTTTTGACTGTAAAGAATATTGATAAAACATGTGAATTTTATAGCCAAGTTTTAGGAATGGAAGTAATCACATTTGGAGCGGGAAGAAAGGCACTACACTTTGGAGAGCAGAAAATAAACCTACATGAAGCAGGCAAAGAATTCGAACCAAAAGCAAAAACACCGATGTCTGGCACGGCTGATTTATGTTTTATCACAGATGTTTCTATGTTAGACGTGATAGACCATTTAGATAGTTACGGAGCACTTATTGAAGAAGGTCCAGTAAAAAGAACGGGAGCATTAGGATCGATAACATCTATTTATACAAGGGATCCAGATGGTAATCTAGTCGAAATTTCTAACTATTAA
- a CDS encoding response regulator transcription factor: MQKVLIIEDDPKIAEHLKSYLVKYGYSAIFTENFDDVMDEFHKQKPDLVLLDINLPSFDGYYWCRQIRKESICPVIFISARVGEMDQVMALENGGDDFITKPFHPEIVMAKIRSQLRRAYGEYASQAQERILETEGLKLFPERLELSFRDKTVPLSKKEADIIESLLERYPRVAGREDLLEKLWDEQVYVDENTLNVNITRVRKKFEAVGIPGAVETVRGAGYRLNVTW, from the coding sequence ATGCAAAAAGTATTAATTATTGAGGATGATCCAAAAATTGCGGAGCACCTTAAATCATATTTGGTTAAATATGGCTACAGTGCCATCTTTACGGAAAATTTCGATGATGTTATGGATGAGTTTCATAAGCAGAAACCAGACCTTGTACTATTAGATATTAATCTTCCTAGCTTTGATGGCTATTACTGGTGCAGGCAAATACGGAAGGAGTCGATCTGTCCAGTTATATTTATTTCCGCACGAGTAGGGGAGATGGACCAGGTGATGGCGCTCGAAAATGGCGGCGATGATTTTATCACAAAGCCGTTTCATCCTGAAATTGTGATGGCAAAAATTCGCAGTCAGCTTCGTCGTGCTTACGGGGAATATGCATCACAGGCCCAAGAACGAATTTTAGAGACAGAGGGATTAAAGCTATTCCCGGAAAGACTGGAATTGTCATTTCGTGATAAAACCGTCCCACTATCAAAAAAAGAAGCAGACATAATCGAAAGTTTACTCGAACGATATCCTCGTGTTGCCGGTCGTGAAGACTTGCTGGAAAAGCTATGGGATGAACAAGTATATGTGGATGAAAATACGTTAAATGTGAATATTACGAGAGTTCGAAAAAAATTTGAAGCAGTCGGGATTCCTGGAGCGGTCGAAACAGTGAGGGGTGCAGGCTATCGTTTGAATGTGACATGGTGA
- a CDS encoding sensor histidine kinase, protein MKLFFKEHALLIAVQMIQFFLILGIYWLDGYRNLLPALYAIFLGLFFLTGYLAYHYFSRRRYYLRLTNSLESLDDSFQTTEHSPISEALDHLLKDQYKLYQSKIKALESKQDEHLTFMDQWVHQMKTPLSVIELIAQNLDEPDSSSIREETDRMKTGLNTILYMARLRTIEQDFHIKPVNLTKMVNEVNSENKRFYIRNKVYPNLLQQKQDMIVETDEKWLFFILSQLINNAVKYSKGKSHKIDLAIYENEGEAVLEVKDYGVGIPESDKRRVFDPFYTGENGRKFRESTGMGLYLTKEAAEHLEHRLELESKAGEGATFRIIFGTTQNLTTM, encoded by the coding sequence ATGAAATTATTCTTTAAAGAGCATGCATTATTAATTGCCGTACAAATGATCCAATTTTTTCTTATTCTCGGCATCTATTGGCTTGATGGCTATCGTAATCTGTTACCAGCCCTTTATGCGATCTTTCTCGGTCTTTTCTTTCTCACGGGTTATCTTGCTTACCACTATTTTAGTCGTCGCAGGTATTATTTAAGGCTTACTAACTCACTTGAATCCCTTGACGATTCCTTCCAAACAACTGAACATTCCCCCATATCAGAGGCGCTTGATCATCTCTTAAAGGATCAATACAAGCTTTATCAATCAAAAATAAAAGCATTGGAATCTAAGCAGGATGAACACTTAACGTTTATGGATCAATGGGTCCATCAGATGAAAACACCGCTTTCTGTCATTGAGCTTATCGCGCAAAATTTGGATGAACCTGACTCATCCAGTATCCGAGAAGAGACAGACCGGATGAAAACAGGCTTAAACACTATTCTCTATATGGCTCGACTTCGGACAATCGAACAGGATTTTCATATCAAGCCTGTAAATTTGACTAAAATGGTGAATGAAGTAAATAGTGAAAATAAACGATTCTATATTCGGAACAAGGTGTATCCGAATTTGCTGCAGCAAAAACAGGATATGATCGTTGAGACGGATGAAAAATGGCTGTTCTTTATCCTTTCACAGCTTATCAATAACGCAGTTAAGTATTCAAAAGGCAAGAGTCATAAAATTGATCTTGCCATTTATGAAAATGAGGGAGAGGCTGTTTTAGAGGTGAAGGACTATGGCGTAGGGATTCCAGAATCGGACAAGCGCCGTGTATTTGACCCTTTTTATACAGGTGAAAATGGACGGAAATTTAGAGAATCAACCGGTATGGGGCTGTATTTAACGAAGGAGGCAGCCGAGCATCTTGAACATCGTCTCGAGCTTGAATCAAAGGCTGGAGAGGGTGCAACCTTTCGAATCATTTTTGGAACAACACAAAACCTTACAACGATGTAA
- a CDS encoding ABC transporter ATP-binding protein: MLNVKQVSKVYEGKIAYRALTDIDLTIEAGEFVGVMGPSGSGKTTLLNMIATIDEQTTGEILINGSNPHKLKKEELAKFRRRELGFVFQDFNLLHTLTVEENIVLPLTLDGKKVKEMKEKAYEIAEKLGITGIMKKRTYEISGGQAQRAAVARAMIHTPKLLLADEPTGNLDSKSSKDVMEMLESINKNEKTTMMLVTHDAQAASYCNRVVFIRDGKFYSEIHRGENRQAFFQKIIDTLSLLGGDAHDLSTVRV, translated from the coding sequence ATGCTAAACGTGAAACAAGTGAGCAAGGTTTATGAAGGAAAGATCGCCTACCGGGCGTTAACTGATATCGATTTAACGATTGAAGCAGGTGAATTTGTTGGAGTCATGGGTCCATCAGGAAGCGGGAAAACAACCTTGCTAAACATGATTGCCACTATTGATGAACAGACAACAGGAGAGATCCTGATCAATGGAAGTAATCCACACAAATTAAAAAAAGAAGAGCTAGCCAAATTTCGTCGCCGTGAATTAGGCTTTGTCTTCCAGGACTTTAATCTGCTTCATACTTTAACGGTTGAAGAAAATATTGTTCTGCCGTTAACATTAGACGGAAAAAAAGTGAAGGAAATGAAGGAAAAGGCATATGAAATCGCCGAAAAATTAGGGATTACAGGCATTATGAAAAAACGGACGTATGAAATATCCGGCGGGCAAGCGCAAAGAGCAGCTGTTGCAAGAGCGATGATTCATACACCTAAGCTGCTATTAGCGGATGAACCAACAGGAAATCTTGATTCCAAGTCTTCAAAGGATGTTATGGAAATGCTTGAATCCATTAATAAAAATGAGAAGACAACCATGATGCTCGTAACACATGATGCGCAAGCAGCGAGCTATTGTAATCGGGTAGTCTTTATTCGTGACGGAAAGTTCTATTCGGAGATTCACCGTGGTGAAAATCGCCAAGCCTTTTTCCAAAAGATCATTGATACACTTTCTTTATTGGGAGGGGATGCGCATGACCTTTCGACAGTTCGCGTTTAA
- a CDS encoding ABC transporter permease, whose product MTFRQFAFNNVIRNKRLYAAYFLSSLFTVMVFFTFSIFANHPVLSGDDMSSSVTKGMNAAAGIIYVFSFFFVLYSMSSFLQSRKKEFGLLVMQGMSMKQIRLMVFLENMFIGFLATLGGILLGVVFAKAILLLAENVLIIERALSFYFPTKAIMITFVSFIILFFFISLFVTYVLRSKKLIELIKGNKISKGEPRANLFLTLLAVLLLAAGYAVALLVEGTMVVAAMVPVIIVVCIGTYLLFTQLSVFIIRRLKKNERVFWFKTNMLLFSDLAFRMKDNARTFFMVAMVSTVAFCAIGSLFGFQTFLTSSIKATNSTTFSYKTSEENEEQNVSFINQTLKEEKIETKSEHTDLRYYPIGQDTFLITSESDFNRFAALIGEETTDIKEGQVMVVEFEGTNFGQTTELLNETITLTSGATLKPKEVLHSKALPATDSYYIVSDQDYQKLPEPEDEQSYYAWQATDGEKGVMAASEKLYEKLPRYEIMSVEYEIYEIMKGYGPILFVGLFIGIVFFVSAGSFLYFRLYMDLDEDKQKFKSISKMGLTDKELKKVVNRQTMILFFAPILVALIHGAVALTALSNLFYFNLFKESVIVLSVFLAIQVVYFFIVRFFYTKQIKASN is encoded by the coding sequence ATGACCTTTCGACAGTTCGCGTTTAATAACGTCATACGTAATAAACGGTTATATGCAGCCTACTTTCTTAGTAGCTTATTTACGGTCATGGTCTTTTTTACCTTCTCCATTTTTGCGAATCATCCTGTATTGAGCGGGGATGATATGAGCTCAAGTGTAACGAAAGGAATGAATGCAGCAGCAGGGATTATTTATGTGTTTTCCTTCTTTTTTGTCTTATATTCGATGAGCTCGTTTTTACAATCTCGGAAAAAAGAGTTTGGTTTATTAGTGATGCAAGGCATGTCAATGAAACAAATCCGTTTAATGGTGTTTTTAGAAAATATGTTCATTGGATTTTTAGCAACACTAGGCGGTATACTCCTTGGCGTTGTTTTTGCTAAGGCTATTTTACTATTAGCTGAAAATGTATTGATTATTGAACGTGCGCTGTCTTTTTATTTTCCAACGAAAGCAATCATGATCACCTTTGTTTCCTTTATTATTTTATTTTTCTTTATTTCATTATTTGTTACGTATGTTCTGCGTAGTAAAAAGCTGATTGAATTAATTAAAGGGAATAAAATATCAAAGGGTGAGCCAAGAGCGAACCTTTTTTTAACGTTGTTAGCTGTACTTTTATTAGCGGCGGGGTATGCTGTTGCCTTACTAGTAGAAGGAACGATGGTTGTAGCCGCAATGGTGCCAGTTATTATCGTTGTTTGTATTGGTACCTACTTGTTATTTACGCAATTAAGTGTTTTTATTATTAGAAGGTTAAAGAAGAATGAACGCGTTTTTTGGTTTAAAACCAATATGCTGCTGTTTTCGGATTTAGCCTTTCGCATGAAGGATAATGCGCGCACTTTTTTCATGGTCGCGATGGTTTCAACGGTTGCGTTTTGTGCCATTGGTTCATTATTCGGCTTTCAAACTTTCTTAACATCAAGCATAAAAGCGACGAATTCAACCACGTTTTCCTATAAAACAAGTGAAGAAAATGAAGAACAGAATGTTTCGTTTATCAATCAAACATTAAAAGAAGAGAAAATTGAAACAAAGTCAGAGCACACGGACTTACGCTATTATCCAATTGGACAGGATACCTTTCTGATCACAAGCGAATCCGATTTTAACCGCTTTGCCGCTCTAATTGGTGAAGAAACCACTGACATAAAAGAAGGGCAAGTCATGGTTGTGGAATTTGAAGGAACAAATTTTGGACAAACCACGGAACTACTAAATGAAACGATTACACTAACTTCAGGTGCAACGTTGAAACCAAAGGAAGTCCTACATTCAAAAGCATTGCCTGCAACAGATTCCTATTATATAGTTTCAGATCAGGATTATCAAAAGCTTCCTGAACCAGAGGATGAACAAAGCTATTATGCGTGGCAAGCAACAGATGGAGAAAAAGGAGTAATGGCCGCCTCTGAAAAGCTGTACGAAAAATTACCAAGATATGAAATTATGTCGGTAGAATATGAAATATATGAAATTATGAAAGGATACGGACCAATATTATTTGTCGGGTTATTTATCGGGATTGTCTTTTTCGTATCAGCCGGCAGCTTCCTTTACTTCCGACTTTACATGGATTTGGATGAGGATAAACAAAAATTCAAGTCAATTTCAAAAATGGGGCTTACCGATAAAGAGCTGAAAAAAGTAGTAAACAGACAAACGATGATTCTGTTTTTCGCCCCAATACTCGTTGCTCTCATCCACGGAGCTGTAGCCCTTACAGCGTTATCAAACCTGTTCTATTTTAACCTATTTAAGGAATCAGTTATTGTTCTAAGTGTTTTCTTAGCCATCCAGGTTGTTTATTTCTTCATTGTACGCTTTTTCTATACAAAGCAGATTAAGGCGTCGAATTAA